One window of Vitis riparia cultivar Riparia Gloire de Montpellier isolate 1030 chromosome 5, EGFV_Vit.rip_1.0, whole genome shotgun sequence genomic DNA carries:
- the LOC117913771 gene encoding BI1-like protein, whose amino-acid sequence MYGFTSVSSKGDLEEGTLYPGLSYGENELRWGFIRKVYGILAAQILLTTLVSSFTVLYSPLNLLLRGNSGLLLFLIFLPFILLWPLHVYQQRHPLNLIFLGLFTVSMSLTVGVSCAKTDGRIVLEALILTSAVVSSLTGYTFWASKKGKDFSYLGPILFSSLIILILTGFIQTFFPLGSTSVAVYGGLSAIIFSGYIVYDTDNLIKRFTYDDYIWASVALYLDILNLFIAIMEILRGGSDG is encoded by the exons ATGTACGGATTCACGAGCGTGAGCAGCAAAGGAGACCTAGAAGAGGGAACTCTCTACCCTGGTCTCAGCTATGGAGAGAACGAGCTCCGTTGGGGTTTCATTCGCAAGGTCTATGGCATCTTGGCCGCCCAGATCCTCCTCACCACCCTCGTCTCTTCCTTCACCGTCCTCTACTCTCCCCTCAACCTTCTTCTCAGGGGAAATTCCGGCCTTCTCTTGTTCCTTATCTTCTTGCCCTTCATCT TGTTGTGGCCACTTCATGTGTATCAGCAAAGGCATCCTCTGAACCTCATTTTCCTCGGACTTTTCACTGTGTCCATGAGTCTCACCGTTGGAGTGAGCTGTGCTAAGACAGATG GAAGGATTGTACTTGAAGCATTGATTTTAACATCAGCTGTGGTTTCCTCTCTGACTGGGTACACTTTCTGGGCTTCTAAGAAGGGCAAAGACTTCAGCTACCTTGGACCCATCCTGTTCTCCAGTCTCATAATACTCATCCTGACTGGCTTTATCCAG ACGTTCTTCCCACTTGGATCTACATCTGTCGCTGTTTATGGTGGACTCAGTGCTATCATTTTCTCAGGTTATATTGTTTATGACACCGACAACCTCATAAAGCGCTTCACCTACGATGACTACATTTGGGCATCCGTTGCTCTCTATTTGGACATTCTGAACTTGTTCATTGCCATCATGGAGATCTTGAGAGGAGGGTCAGACGGCTAA
- the LOC117914471 gene encoding pentatricopeptide repeat-containing protein At5g18950, which yields MARPSSSSSVISFLRQNPNSRIRNLGVVSGNQYGDVEGAHQRTQQQQHLEEIVKRVSDITRTRPRWEQTLLSDFPSFNFLDPTFLSHFVEHQKNALISLRFFHWLSSQSGFSPDSSSCNVLFDALVEAGACNAAKSFLDSTNFNPKPASLEAYIRCLCKGGLVEEAISVFGQLKGIGVCASIATWNSVLRGSVRAGRIDFVWELYGEMVESSVVADVHTVGYLVQAFCDENRISDGHNLLRRVLEDGVVPRNAAFNKLISGFCKDKAYGRVSDLLHSMIARNRAPDIFTYQEVVNGLCKGGKGPEGFRVFKDLKDRGYAPDRVMYTTMIHGLCRMKWLGDARKLWFEMIQKGFLPNEYTYNAMIHGYFKIGNLEEAWKMYREMCDKGYGEKTVSYNVMIKGLCSHGKIKEAHDLFEEMSHKGILRNHITYNALVRGFCKEGKIVEGANLLYELLDQGIQPSAASYAPLIDKLCQEGDMQNAKILWDDMQNRGMEPAVCTHDFMITGFCKQGCAMEGMEWLTTMLRSKLRPQKKSFESLIQCLSQIDRLDDALLVLDSMLKIGFRLSISICNSLVTKLCEKDSLPVETYLGKILERN from the coding sequence ATGGCTAGACCTTCATCCTCTTCCTCCGTTATCAGCTTCCTTCGCCAAAACCCTAACTCTAGAATTCGGAATCTGGGCGTGGTGAGTGGGAATCAATATGGCGATGTTGAAGGAGCCCACCAACGTACGCAGCAGCAACAACACTTGGAGGAGATCGTGAAGAGAGTTTCGGATATTACGCGAACCAGGCCCAGATGGGAGCAAACCCTTCTCTCTGATTTTCCCTCTTTCAATTTCTTAGACCCCACTTTTCTGTCCCATTTTGTCGAGCATCAGAAGAATGCTCTTATTTCTCTCCGTTTCTTTCACTGGCTCAGCTCTCAGTCTGGCTTTTCGCCTGATTCTTCTTCTTGTAATGTGCTGTTTGATGCTCTTGTTGAAGCTGGTGCTTGCAATGCTGCGAAGTCGTTTCTCGATTCTACCAATTTTAACCCCAAACCGGCTTCTCTGGAGGCTTATATTCGATGCCTTTGTAAAGGTGGATTAGTGGAGGAAGCAATCAGTGTGTTTGGCCAGCTGAAGGGAATTGGAGTTTGTGCCTCGATAGCGACGTGGAATTCGGTTTTGAGGGGTTCGGTCAGGGCTGGCCGGATTGATTTTGTTTGGGAGTTGTATGGGGAGATGGTAGAGTCTAGTGTTGTAGCGGATGTGCACACTGTTGGGTATCTGGTTCAAGCTTTTTGTGATGAAAATAGGATTTCAGATGGTCATAACCTTCTTCGGCGAGTTTTGGAAGATGGGGTAGTGCCTAGAAATGCTGCTTTCAACAAATTGATATCAGGATTTTGCAAGGATAAAGCTTATGGTAGAGTGAGTGATCTGCTTCATAGTATGATTGCCAGGAACCGGGCACCTGATATTTTTACTTATCAGGAAGTAGTCAATGGCCTTTGCAAGGGAGGAAAGGGGCCTGAAGGTTTTCGGGTTTTCAAAGATCTCAAGGATAGAGGGTATGCTCCTGACAGGGTGATGTATACGACAATGATTCATGGTCTTTGCCGAATGAAATGGCTTGGGGATGCTAGGAAGCTGTGGTTTGAGATGATTCAGAAGGGATTTCTTCCGAATGAGTACACTTATAATGCTATGATTCACGGCTATTTTAAAATTGGCAATCTTGAAGAAGCTTGGAAGATGTACAGAGAAATGTGTGATAAAGGTTATGGAGAGAAAACAGTGAGTTACAATGTGATGATTAAAGGGTTGTGTTCACATGGAAAGATAAAAGAAGCTCATGACTTGTTTGAAGAAATGTCCCATAAGGGTATTCTACGCAATCACATCACATACAATGCTCTAGTTAGGGGATTTTGCAAGGAAGGGAAGATAGTTGAAGGTGCAAACCTTCTTTATGAACTTCTGGATCAGGGAATACAGCCGTCAGCTGCCTCTTATGCCCCACTTATTGATAAACTTTGCCAGGAAGGAGACATGCAGAATGCAAAAATTTTGTGGGATGATATGCAAAATAGGGGTATGGAACCGGCTGTGTGTACTCATGATTTTATGATAACTGGATTCTGCAAGCAAGGATGTGCTATGGAAGGGATGGAATGGTTGACCACCATGCTGAGGAGTAAGCTCAGACCACAAAAGAAGTCTTTTGAGAGTCTGATTCAATGCCTTTCACAAATAGATAGGTTGGATGATGCTTTACTTGTTTTAGATTCCATGTTAAAAATAGGTTTCAGACTCAGCATAAGTATCTGCAATTCTTTGGTTACCAAACTTTGCGAAAAGGATTCCCTTCCTGTTGAGACATATCTAGGAAAGATCCTGGAAAGAAATTGA